The following is a genomic window from Actinomadura rubteroloni.
CGTTGGTGTGCGGAACGCGATGGGCCCATGATCACCCCACGTCATCACAAGATCACCCGAATGGGGTTTACCCCTCGCCCGCGGGGAAGGCTGCAGGACAGGACCTCGCAAACAGGGAGGTTAGCGTGTCCCTCAGATTGAGTAACCGTCGTGGCCGCAAACAGGACGTCCGTGCCGCCTTCGATCGCGCCCAGGGCGCGGTCGTGCAGGGGGTGGACGTCGCGCAGCGCGGCGCGTCGGCGGCGGCCGAGCGGATCGGCCCGGCCGCACGCCAGACGCGGGAGGTCACGGCCGACCGGCTGCTGGCCGCCCGCGCGTGGAGCGCTCCCCGCCTGGAGCGCGCCTCGAAGTACGTCGACAGCGATCTCGGCCCCAAGGTCAGCGCGGTGCTGGCCGACACGGCCAAGCGCGTCGAACCCGCCGATCCCAAGCGCGGACGCGTCCGCCGGGTGATGTTCGTCGGCCTCGCGGTCGCGGCCTTCGCCGGCGTCGTCGGCGCGGTCCGGACGCGGCGGGCGCAGACGGCGATGTTCGACGAGTCCACGACCGAACCGGAACCCGTCGCGGGGTCGCCGAGCAGCGCGGACGGCGCCCGAGCGTCGTCGTGAGCGGTGGCGGGAGCCCGGCCGGCGGGGGCCGGGCTCTTGACCGTCCGGGTGGATTCCCGCGCTTTCTACCAACCGGTACCGTGAACGCATGTCAGCGAATCGCGGCCGGGCGGAACCCCTCGGCGCCGGGCTCGCCGCCCGGCTGCGGCGCCGTGCCCGGCAGGGCCTGCACACCGCCGTGCACCAGGGCTGGGAGTGGATCCAGCGGCACGGCGAGATCACCCCGCACACCCCCGGGCGGCGCCGGTTCGCCTACCTCGGCGAGGGCGCGGCGATCGGGTTCCCGGTCGGGACGATCTACGGCGAGCCGTGGATCTCGATCGGCGACCACACGCTGGTCGGCACCCATGTGACGATCTCGGCCGGGTTCGTGCCCGGCCTGGACCTCGGCCCGGACGTGATCGTCCGCATCGGGCAGAGCTGCTCGCTCGGCCGCGGCACGCACATCGTCGGGCACCAGTCGATCGAGATCGGGAACGACGTCTTCACGGGCCCGAACGTCTACATCACCGACCAGAA
Proteins encoded in this region:
- a CDS encoding acyltransferase; amino-acid sequence: MSANRGRAEPLGAGLAARLRRRARQGLHTAVHQGWEWIQRHGEITPHTPGRRRFAYLGEGAAIGFPVGTIYGEPWISIGDHTLVGTHVTISAGFVPGLDLGPDVIVRIGQSCSLGRGTHIVGHQSIEIGNDVFTGPNVYITDQNHTYGDLSMPIGRQWPENNPVVIGDGCWIGTGAIILPGTRLGRNVAVAGGAVVRGEFPDHAVVGGVPAKILRSHDPETGWQPPLRPTSSPLVPVQDLPLLAMDGMAGLQILSDRLREEDRARMAADVTPGDLHEEAG